One genomic segment of Scophthalmus maximus strain ysfricsl-2021 chromosome 3, ASM2237912v1, whole genome shotgun sequence includes these proteins:
- the LOC118316752 gene encoding uncharacterized protein LOC118316752, producing MKMFNIAVILFNSIYITTAAISIASTPVFIPHDKPPVRQRSCRGVTPMTFPIISDSARLWTSNKIIPRLNPLLPPLVLKRTVCLETPAVHHHNHQRALIMQRREYFRFHQVWRKPFYGSSSEREEYRKELREQLKRQMEEKCVALKLQLASRVKEAECVCEVDRLALSSDREQRIQHSKVMTAYRDENKRLMEQSWRDRALTRSQEVLKERELLRLNPINWSGTLK from the exons atgaAGATGTTTAATATTGCTGTGATTCTGTTTAATTCAATCTACATTACCACAGCAGCCATCTCTATAGCTTCCACACCAGTGTTCATTCCTCATGACAAACCTCCCGTCCGGCAGAGAAGCTGCCGAGGGGTTACCCCCATGACATTTCCCATCATCTCGGACTCTGCCCGACTGTGGACAAGCAACAAG ATTATTCCAAGACTCAACCCTTTACTTCCACCTTTGGTCCTCAAACGCACCGTCTGTCTGGAGACACCAGCTGttcaccaccacaaccaccagaGGGCACTGATCATGCAGAGGAGAGAGTACTTCAG GTTTCACCAAGTGTGGCGAAAACCCTTTTATGGAAGCAGCAGTGAAAGAGAAGAATACAG GAAGGAGCTGCGAGAGCAGTTGAAGaggcagatggaggagaaatGTGTAGCACTGAAACTGCAGCTGGCCAGTCGAGTGAaggaggcagagtgtgtgtgtgaagtggacCGCCTCGCCCTGTCCAGTGACCGAGAGCAGAGGATCCAGCACAGCAAAGTGATGACGGCGTACAGAGATGAGAACAAGAGG ctaATGGAGCAGAGCTGGAGGGACAGAGCACTCACACGCTCCCAGGAGGTCCTGaaggagagagagctgctgcgCCTCAACCCCATTAACTGGAGTGGAACGCTGAAATAG
- the LOC118316751 gene encoding protein disulfide isomerase Creld1, producing MWWAWPFLPVLLLLSELSVVRVQTAPCQTCRKLTESFIKGLEKTANKNFGGGNTAWEEEKLAKYARSETRLLEIVEAACEKTDFECNGLLEQIEDQVETWWFHRQQEAPDLFEWLCIEELRLCCPPGHFGPDCKECPSGPGGVCGGLGRCEGEGTRLGDGECVCDPGYSGNLCQSCADGYFREKSSNDSKGACAACYHSCKKCAGPQDYKCLDCKPGWILHDNKCVDIDECGTELARCPSNTYCHNTEGSYECRGCDQACVGCMGSGPARCKKCARGYRLKGAKCLDVDECNERAIACPGLNEACINEEGSFHCDCADGYIRRDSICVENKPPADPEKGLFDDMTDDEVLVLQQMFFGVVICALATLAAKGDMVFTAIFIGGVAAMAGYWLTEKGDYMLDGFLKGR from the exons ATGTGGTGGGCCTGGCCGTTCCTGCctgttctgctgctcctctcagaGCTCTCGGTGGTGAGGGTCCAGACAGCACCATGCCAGACCTGCCGGAAACTCACTGAGAGTTTCATCAAG GGCTTGGAGAAAACGGCCAACAAGAACTTCGGGGGTGGTAACACTGCTTGGGAAGAAGAGAAGCTGGCAAAGTATGCACGCAG TGAGACTCGACTGCTGGAGATAGTCGAAGCTGCTTGTGAGAAAACAGATTTTGAATGTAACGGGCTGCTGGAGCAGATAGAAGACCAGGTGGAGACATGGTGGTTCCACAG GCAGCAGGAGGCCCCAGACCTGTTTGAGTGGCTGTGCATCGAGGAGCTGAGACTCTGCTGTCCACCGGGACACTTTGGACCGGACTGCAAAG AGTGTCCGTCAGGCCCTGGCGGTGTGTGCGGAGGTCTGGGCCGCTGTGAGGGGGAGGGCACTCGACTGGGAGAtggagagtgtgtctgtgatcCCGGATACTCAGGCAATCTGTGCCAGAGCTGCGCTGATGGCTACTTCAGAGAGAAGAGCTCCAATGACAGCAAAGGAGCCTGTGCAG CATGCTACCACTCGTGTAAAAAATGTGCAGGGCCGCAGGACTACAAATGCCTTGACTGCAAACCCGGCTGGATCCTTCATGACAAcaagtgtgtgg ACATCGACGAGTGTGGCACAGAACTGGCTCGTTGTCCCTCGAACACGTACTGTCACAACACAGAGGGATCGTATGAATGCAGAG GCTGTGACCAGGCATGTGTGGGATGTATGGGCAGTGGTCCTGCCCGCTGCAAGAAATGTGCACGTGGCTACAGATTGAAAGGAGCCAAGTGTCTTG ATGTAGATGAATGTAATGAACGTGCCATCGCGTGTCCGGGACTCAACGAGGCCTGCATCAATGAGGAGGGCTCCTTCCACTGTGACTGTGCTGATGGATACATCAGGAGAGACAGCATCTGTGTCGAGAATAAGCCCCCTG CCGACCCAGAGAAGGGACTGTTCGATGACATGACCGACGACGAGGTTCTCGTTTTGCAGCAGATGTTCTTCGGTGTTGTGATCTGTGCCCTGGCCACGCTCGCTGCTAAAGGTGACATGGTTTTCACGGCCATTTTCATCGGAGGCGTGGCTGCCATGGCAGGATACTGGTTGACAGAAAAAGGGGACTACATGCTGGATGGATTCCTGAAGGGACGCTAG
- the LOC118316749 gene encoding CXXC-type zinc finger protein 1 isoform X2, with product METPNAPVYCICRKPDINCFMIGCDSCTEWFHGKCVGVSEKAAKAIRVWYCPSCRDRDSSLEIKYRPKKTKENEEKDAGPERDDIPEEDGSPTPQLRSDRRRSSQIKRSARMCGECDACLRTEDCAQCDFCKDMKKFGGPNKIRQKCRLRQCEVRARKMLRVRDEEMSRSGSRLRGLPRRGPGNLTEEEDEEEDDEEGVFSESELELYEQYKAAGYRDLVWHSEEEDAQSDSLRKKAVKVKHVKRQEKKPEKKKSVSAPKEEVKPRRHKAKQRHKERVRHSERAGEGGVKDVGGAVRQCLGPGCVEPARTNSKYCSEDCGMKLATNRIYEILPQRIQQWQQSPCIAEEMGRRQLERIRREQQAARLRLTLMEKRFHELEGIIANAKLQQVQQHEEATEGDGDDTDLQIFCVSCSHPINPKVALRHMERCYAKYESQTSFGSMYPTRIEGATRLFCDVYNPQSKTYCKRLQVLCPEHSRDPKIPADEVCGCPLVKDVFEPTGEFCRVSKRKCNKHYCWEKLRRAEVDLERVRVWYKLDELFEQERNLRTAMTNRAGLLALMLHQTIQHDPITTDLRSAKDR from the exons ATGGAAACCCCCAATGCTCCTGTTTACTGTATTTGCAGGAAACCAGACATCAACTGTTTCATGAT aGGCTGTGACAGCTGTACTGAGTGGTTTCATGGAAAGTGTGTTGGAGTTTCAGAGAAAGCAGCCAAAGCCATCAGAGTGTGGTACTGTCCGTCCTGCAGAG ACAGAGACTCGTCTCTGGAGATTAAATACCGTCCAAAGAAGACCAAGGAGAATGAGGAGAAAGATGCAGGGCCGGAAAGAGATGACATACCTGAAGAAGACGGAAGCCCCACCCCCCAGCTCAGGAGTGACAGGAGGCGGAGCTCACAG ATCAAGCGTTCAGCCAGGATGTGTGGAGAGTGTGATGCCTGCCTGAGGACGGAGGACTGCGCTCAGTGCGACTTCTGCAAAGACATGAAGAAGTTTGGAGGTCCAAACAAAATCCGACAGAAGTGTCGACTCAGGCAGTGTGAGGTCCGAGCCCGA AAGATGCTTCGGGtcagagacgaggagatgagtCGGAGCGGCAGCAGGTTGCGGGGCCTACCAAGGAGAGGGCCGGGGAatctgacagaggaggaagatgaggaggaggatgatgaggagggggtGTTCAGCGAGAGTGAGCTGGAGCTTTACGAGCAGTACAAAGCTGCTGGATACAGAGAcctg GTGTGGCACAGCGAGGAAGAGGACGCTCAGTCGGACTCTCTGAGGAAGAAGGCGGTGAAGGTGAAACACGTGAAGAGACAGGAAAAGAAGCCGGAGAAGAAG AAGTCTGTGTCTGCTCCTAAAGAGGAGGTGAAGCCTCGGCGTCACAAAGCGAAGCAACGTCACAAGGAGCGCGTGCGGCACAGCGAACGAGCTGGAGAGGGTGGGGTCAAAGATGTGGGCGGGGCTGTACGGCAGTGTCTGGGTCCTGGATGCGTCGAACCAGCGAGGACCAACTCCAAATACTGCTCCGAGGACTGCGGCATGAAGCTTGCTACCAA TCGCATCTATGAGATCCTGCCTCAGAGGATCCAGCAGTGGCAACAGAGTCCATGCATTGCGGAGGAGATGGGGCGTAGACAGCTGGAGCGAATCAGGAGGGAGCAGCAGGCGGCAAGGCTCCGCCTCACACTGATGGAGAAACGTTTTCATGAACTTGAAGGCATCATTGCCAACGCCAAACTGCAGCAGGTCCAACAGCACGAGGAG gCGACTGAAGGGGATGGCGATGACACCGACCTGCAGATCTTCTGTGTGTCCTGCAGTCACCCCATCAACCCCAAGGTGGCGCTGAGACACATGGAGAGATGCTATGCTAAG tATGAGAGTCAGACATCGTTTGGTTCCATGTACCCAACACGTATAGAGGG AGCCACCCGGTTGTTCTGTGATGTGTACAACCCTCAGAGTAAGACGTACTGTAAGCGGCTGCAGGTTTTATGCCCTGAACATTCCAGAGATCCAAAG ATCCCAGCAGACGAAGTTTGTGGTTGTCCTCTGGTGAAAGACGTCTTTGAGCCGACCGGAGAGTTCTGTCGCGTTTCCAAGAGGAAGTGTAACAAACATTATTGCTGGGAGAAACTCCGCAGAGCCGAGGTCGACCTGGAGCGGGTCAGAGTG TGGTACAAACTGGACGAGCTGTTTGAGCAGGAGAGGAACCTGAGGACGGCCATGACCAATCGAGCCGGTTTATTGGCTCTGATGCTGCACCAGACCATCCAACACGACCCAATCACCACCGACCTTCGCTCTGCCAAAGACAGGtag
- the mbd4 gene encoding methyl-CpG-binding domain protein 4, with product MEVKSHCNGFDTTEGAANKKINQSQCISSQPTASVKLQHHDTEEAPPPLTDRSENGDLSDRSLTGSSSTHDISRLLPSQPASALWKQKGTDKSTVSPGPVCTPPHPPPPPPPPQSTTCNRYSCSLQHHHHHHQSTNQKHLPSTKSHSSLRMDAAHLKEVAGDGCHSHHSFSRVRNNSTPLNMYPAGCGIQLEASRDVHNPSHNDGDDSCHISKMPPGWIREVRQRRAGKTAGKLDVYITSPQGQKFRSRASLDAFLQKNGDGNLDMNLFEFTASKDNVITIPQILPTQRKLGRRKKQKETTQDATDILDPPPNKSKRSNEEENVKSSNDTNYTNTNILPEVCRDKTDETVEVCVQAVPSAVVDVLQRSPQRAIGLREKLLRLASPSKQKNTSCAQEDERADSEPSVPTLNVEPPTESEEEEEGEDGRGGGGGEIQIHSEGVDKPNSELETDADGHQDVEEEVLSPDITVSCTPVRDSQNNSKSSTDKRKTSPYFSGKLLKDGLSPPRRKAFKKWTPPRSPFNLVQETLFHHPWKLLVATIFLNKTTGKMAIPVLWQFFERYPSAEVTREADWKSMSELMKPLGLYELRAKTLVRFSDEYLTKQWRYPIELHGIGKYGNDSFRIFCVGEWKQVTPEDHMLNKYHAWLWENHEALGM from the exons ATGGAAGTGAAGTCACACTGCAACGGTTTTGACACCACTGAGGGTGCAGccaataagaaaataaaccaaTCACAATGCATCTCCAGTCAGCCGACAGCCAGTGTGAAGCTCCAACATCACGACACAG aggaggctccgccccctctcaCTGATAGGTCAGAAAACGGTGACCTCAGTGATCGCTCTTTGACAGGCAGCTCCTCCACTCATGACATCTCTCGGCTGCTTCCCTCCCAgcctgcctctgctctctggaAACAGAAAG gtaCGGACAAGTCTACAGTGTCCCCAGGTCCTGTCTGtactcctcctcatcctcctccacctcctcctcctcctcaatcaACCACCTGTAACAGATATAGCTGCAGccttcaacatcatcatcatcatcatcagagcaCCAATCAGAAGCATCTCCCCTCCACTAAAAGCCACAGCTCCCTCAGGATGGATGCTGCCCACCTCAAGGAGGTTGCTGGAGATG GATGTCACTCTCATCACTCCTTCAGTCGGGTCAGAAACAACAGCACACCTCTCAACATGTATCCCGCTGGCTGTGGCATCCAGCTGGAGGCCAGTCGAGACGTCCATAACCCGAGTCACAATGACGGAGATGATTCGTGCCACATCTCCAAGATGCCCCCAGGCTGGATCCGAGaggtgaggcagaggagagcaggCAAGACAGCAGGCAAACTGGATGTCTACATTACAAG TCCCCAAGGGCAGAAGTTCCGGTCAAGGGCATCGCTGGACGCTTTCCTCCAAAAAAATGGAGACGGCAACTTGGACATGAACCTCTTTGAATTCACTGCATCCAAGGATAATGTCATCACAATACCACAAATACTCCCCACCCAGAGGAAactggggagaagaaaaaaacagaaggagacAACTCAAGATGCAACAGATATTCTGGATCCACCTCCAAATAAATCTAAAAGGAgtaatgaagaggaaaatgtcaagagTTCCAATGACACTAACTATACTAATACTAACATTTTACCAGAAGTGTGTAGAGACAAAACTGACGAGACAGTGGAGGTCTGCGTACAAGCTGTACCTTCAGCAGTAGTAGATGTTCTGCAGAGGAGCCCTCAGAGAGCCATCGGCCTGAGAGAAAAGCTGCTCCGACTAGCTTCGCCtagcaaacagaaaaacacttctTGTGCTCAGGAGGACGAACGGGCAGACTCGGAGCCTTCTGTCCCAACTCTGAATGTCGAACCTCCCActgagagcgaggaggaggaggagggtgaagatggacgaggaggaggtggaggtgagatACAGATTCACAGCGAAGGCGTTGACAAGCCTAATTCTGAACTGGAGACTGATGCTGATGGTCATCAGGATGTGGAAGAGGAGGTGTTGTCACCTGACATCACTGTCAGCTGTACGCCAGTGAGAGATTCCCAGAACA ACTCCAAGAGCTCGACAGACAAGCGAAAAACAAGCCCTTACTTCAGCGGGAAACTCTTAAAAGATG GTCTCAGCCCTCCCAGGAGAAAGGCCTTCAAGAAGTGGACACCCCCTCGTTCTCCATTCAACCTTGTACAGGAAACCCTTTTCCACCATCCCTGGAAGCTCCTGGTTGCCACCATCTTTCTGAACAAGACCACTG GCAAAATGGCCATTCCGGTGCTGTGGCAGTTCTTTGAGCGTTACCCATCTGCAGAAGTGACCCGGGAGGCCGACTGGAAGTCCATGTCTGAACTTATGAAGCCACTTGGCCTCTATGAGCTCAGAGCCAAAACACTCGTCCGCTTCtcag ATGAATATCTAACTAAACAGTGGCGTTACCCCATCGAGCTGCATGGTATTGGGAAGTACGGCAACGACTCCTTTAGGATCTTCTGTGTGGGAGAGTGGAAACAG GTGACACCTGAAGAtcacatgttaaacaaatatCACGCTTGGCTGTGGGAGAACCATGAAGCTCTCGGAATGTGA
- the LOC118316749 gene encoding CXXC-type zinc finger protein 1 isoform X1 has translation MSEVVAEGEQVPAEEEEEEEGGGGGGGEDEGEEGGGGVTMETPNAPVYCICRKPDINCFMIGCDSCTEWFHGKCVGVSEKAAKAIRVWYCPSCRDRDSSLEIKYRPKKTKENEEKDAGPERDDIPEEDGSPTPQLRSDRRRSSQIKRSARMCGECDACLRTEDCAQCDFCKDMKKFGGPNKIRQKCRLRQCEVRARKMLRVRDEEMSRSGSRLRGLPRRGPGNLTEEEDEEEDDEEGVFSESELELYEQYKAAGYRDLVWHSEEEDAQSDSLRKKAVKVKHVKRQEKKPEKKKSVSAPKEEVKPRRHKAKQRHKERVRHSERAGEGGVKDVGGAVRQCLGPGCVEPARTNSKYCSEDCGMKLATNRIYEILPQRIQQWQQSPCIAEEMGRRQLERIRREQQAARLRLTLMEKRFHELEGIIANAKLQQVQQHEEATEGDGDDTDLQIFCVSCSHPINPKVALRHMERCYAKYESQTSFGSMYPTRIEGATRLFCDVYNPQSKTYCKRLQVLCPEHSRDPKIPADEVCGCPLVKDVFEPTGEFCRVSKRKCNKHYCWEKLRRAEVDLERVRVWYKLDELFEQERNLRTAMTNRAGLLALMLHQTIQHDPITTDLRSAKDR, from the exons ATG TCTGAGGTGGTGGCAGAAGGAGAACAAGTCccggctgaggaagaggaggaggaggagggaggaggaggaggaggaggtgaagatgagggagaagagggaggaggaggagttaccATGGAAACCCCCAATGCTCCTGTTTACTGTATTTGCAGGAAACCAGACATCAACTGTTTCATGAT aGGCTGTGACAGCTGTACTGAGTGGTTTCATGGAAAGTGTGTTGGAGTTTCAGAGAAAGCAGCCAAAGCCATCAGAGTGTGGTACTGTCCGTCCTGCAGAG ACAGAGACTCGTCTCTGGAGATTAAATACCGTCCAAAGAAGACCAAGGAGAATGAGGAGAAAGATGCAGGGCCGGAAAGAGATGACATACCTGAAGAAGACGGAAGCCCCACCCCCCAGCTCAGGAGTGACAGGAGGCGGAGCTCACAG ATCAAGCGTTCAGCCAGGATGTGTGGAGAGTGTGATGCCTGCCTGAGGACGGAGGACTGCGCTCAGTGCGACTTCTGCAAAGACATGAAGAAGTTTGGAGGTCCAAACAAAATCCGACAGAAGTGTCGACTCAGGCAGTGTGAGGTCCGAGCCCGA AAGATGCTTCGGGtcagagacgaggagatgagtCGGAGCGGCAGCAGGTTGCGGGGCCTACCAAGGAGAGGGCCGGGGAatctgacagaggaggaagatgaggaggaggatgatgaggagggggtGTTCAGCGAGAGTGAGCTGGAGCTTTACGAGCAGTACAAAGCTGCTGGATACAGAGAcctg GTGTGGCACAGCGAGGAAGAGGACGCTCAGTCGGACTCTCTGAGGAAGAAGGCGGTGAAGGTGAAACACGTGAAGAGACAGGAAAAGAAGCCGGAGAAGAAG AAGTCTGTGTCTGCTCCTAAAGAGGAGGTGAAGCCTCGGCGTCACAAAGCGAAGCAACGTCACAAGGAGCGCGTGCGGCACAGCGAACGAGCTGGAGAGGGTGGGGTCAAAGATGTGGGCGGGGCTGTACGGCAGTGTCTGGGTCCTGGATGCGTCGAACCAGCGAGGACCAACTCCAAATACTGCTCCGAGGACTGCGGCATGAAGCTTGCTACCAA TCGCATCTATGAGATCCTGCCTCAGAGGATCCAGCAGTGGCAACAGAGTCCATGCATTGCGGAGGAGATGGGGCGTAGACAGCTGGAGCGAATCAGGAGGGAGCAGCAGGCGGCAAGGCTCCGCCTCACACTGATGGAGAAACGTTTTCATGAACTTGAAGGCATCATTGCCAACGCCAAACTGCAGCAGGTCCAACAGCACGAGGAG gCGACTGAAGGGGATGGCGATGACACCGACCTGCAGATCTTCTGTGTGTCCTGCAGTCACCCCATCAACCCCAAGGTGGCGCTGAGACACATGGAGAGATGCTATGCTAAG tATGAGAGTCAGACATCGTTTGGTTCCATGTACCCAACACGTATAGAGGG AGCCACCCGGTTGTTCTGTGATGTGTACAACCCTCAGAGTAAGACGTACTGTAAGCGGCTGCAGGTTTTATGCCCTGAACATTCCAGAGATCCAAAG ATCCCAGCAGACGAAGTTTGTGGTTGTCCTCTGGTGAAAGACGTCTTTGAGCCGACCGGAGAGTTCTGTCGCGTTTCCAAGAGGAAGTGTAACAAACATTATTGCTGGGAGAAACTCCGCAGAGCCGAGGTCGACCTGGAGCGGGTCAGAGTG TGGTACAAACTGGACGAGCTGTTTGAGCAGGAGAGGAACCTGAGGACGGCCATGACCAATCGAGCCGGTTTATTGGCTCTGATGCTGCACCAGACCATCCAACACGACCCAATCACCACCGACCTTCGCTCTGCCAAAGACAGGtag